From the Halalkalicoccus sp. CGA53 genome, one window contains:
- a CDS encoding helix-turn-helix transcriptional regulator: MASTEHGDDIDVVIDLLRRSPLLEELQGAEYDRREIQDRLGVSRATSHRHTKLLDELGVIERVDGRFRLTESGALLVEACSRFKREASTALQLAPVLEAVKNAPVPIDNGAFAGATVTGAEHGDPHAPLVRFIALVRGTERLHALDLDVVAPARLDEIQGRIVEGMETELIGLPEVARDVIEGYPEKCIEACESGHLTVKLVDEIPFALTIFDDRVGIGVTEPDTRILRLFVDTDADEVHEWAWEVYEAYDAEAIEMEGFGPEGLRRVMETPAFSS, from the coding sequence ATGGCTAGCACGGAACACGGGGACGACATCGACGTCGTGATCGACCTCCTCCGTCGATCGCCCCTTCTGGAGGAACTCCAGGGGGCGGAGTACGATCGACGGGAGATACAGGACCGGTTAGGCGTTTCGAGGGCGACCAGCCATCGGCACACGAAACTGCTCGACGAGTTGGGTGTGATCGAACGGGTGGACGGTCGGTTCAGGCTCACGGAGTCGGGCGCGCTTCTCGTCGAGGCGTGCTCCAGGTTCAAGCGGGAGGCGAGCACTGCGCTCCAGTTGGCTCCGGTGCTCGAGGCAGTGAAAAACGCCCCGGTACCGATCGACAACGGAGCGTTCGCCGGCGCGACGGTGACGGGCGCCGAACACGGCGATCCGCACGCGCCGCTGGTCCGATTCATCGCGCTCGTTCGAGGGACTGAACGGCTCCACGCGCTCGATCTCGACGTCGTCGCCCCGGCCCGGCTGGACGAGATCCAGGGGCGCATCGTCGAGGGGATGGAGACGGAGCTCATCGGGCTCCCCGAGGTCGCCAGGGACGTCATCGAGGGCTACCCGGAGAAGTGTATCGAGGCGTGCGAGAGCGGTCACCTCACGGTCAAGCTGGTCGACGAGATCCCGTTCGCGCTCACTATCTTCGACGATCGAGTCGGTATCGGCGTCACCGAGCCCGACACCCGGATCCTCCGCCTGTTCGTCGACACCGACGCGGACGAGGTGCACGAGTGGGCGTGGGAGGTCTACGAGGCGTACGACGCGGAGGCGATCGAGATGGAGGGGTTCGGACCCGAGGGCCTCCGGCGGGTCATGGAAACACCCGCGTTCTCGAGTTGA
- a CDS encoding CaiB/BaiF CoA transferase family protein: MRLDAIRVLDLSRLLPGPYATQLLADLGADVIKVEDTDVGDYAREMPPFSDRGVGAIFDAVNRGKRSVGLDLKSESGRAAFYDLVTGADVVLEGFRPGVVDRLGVDYESLRAHNEELVYCSLSGYGQTGPYADRVGHDVNYAGLAGLLDMTREDESKMPQLPGYQIADLAGGLVAAFSILGGLLSRELGGGGDYVDVAMTDVVASFSQSIATEALSGENPRPGETALTGAYPWYDVYETADRRYVTLGALEPSFWRAFCTEAGREDLIGVHGTTDPAEREALRADLEELFAGRTREEWVRTLGDETATAPVLTPAEALDHPQIRNRLVRRPDDVPARVGFPARGPGLPEEPNESIPERGEHTEAVLREVGYDDTTLERLREEGAIG, encoded by the coding sequence ATGCGACTCGACGCTATCCGCGTGCTCGACCTCTCGCGGCTGCTCCCGGGGCCGTACGCGACCCAGCTGCTCGCCGACCTCGGCGCGGACGTGATCAAGGTCGAGGACACCGACGTGGGCGACTACGCACGGGAGATGCCGCCGTTCTCGGATCGGGGGGTCGGGGCCATCTTCGACGCCGTCAACCGGGGAAAGCGGAGCGTCGGCCTCGACCTCAAGTCCGAGAGCGGCCGTGCGGCCTTCTACGACCTGGTCACCGGGGCCGACGTCGTCCTCGAGGGGTTTCGACCCGGCGTCGTCGACCGGCTCGGCGTCGACTACGAGTCGCTCCGGGCGCACAACGAGGAGCTGGTCTACTGCTCGCTGTCGGGCTACGGTCAGACCGGTCCGTACGCCGATCGGGTGGGCCACGACGTCAACTACGCCGGGCTCGCGGGGCTGCTCGACATGACCCGCGAGGACGAGTCGAAGATGCCACAGCTCCCGGGCTACCAGATCGCGGACCTCGCCGGCGGGCTCGTCGCCGCGTTCTCGATCCTCGGGGGGCTCCTCTCGCGCGAACTCGGCGGTGGCGGCGACTACGTCGACGTGGCGATGACCGACGTGGTCGCGTCGTTCTCGCAGTCGATCGCGACCGAGGCGCTGTCGGGGGAAAATCCGCGTCCGGGCGAGACAGCGCTCACCGGCGCCTACCCCTGGTACGACGTCTACGAGACCGCCGATCGACGGTACGTCACTCTCGGCGCGCTGGAGCCGTCGTTCTGGCGGGCGTTCTGCACGGAGGCCGGCCGCGAGGACCTGATCGGCGTCCACGGGACGACCGATCCCGCGGAACGGGAGGCGCTACGGGCCGACCTCGAGGAGCTGTTCGCGGGTCGAACCCGGGAGGAGTGGGTCCGGACGCTGGGCGACGAGACGGCGACAGCGCCGGTGCTCACGCCCGCCGAGGCGCTCGATCACCCTCAGATCAGAAACCGGCTCGTACGGCGGCCGGACGACGTCCCGGCGCGGGTCGGGTTCCCGGCCCGCGGGCCCGGGCTCCCCGAGGAACCGAACGAGTCGATCCCGGAACGGGGCGAGCACACGGAGGCGGTGCTCCGGGAGGTCGGCTACGACGACACGACGCTCGAGCGACTCCGCGAGGAGGGAGCGATCGGGTGA
- a CDS encoding alpha-ketoacid dehydrogenase subunit beta: MAADGLTLVEAVAEAMHDEMSEDESVVVLGEDVGRSGGVFRATEGLYDAFGPDRVIDTPLTETGIAGAAIGLAASGLRPVAEIQFSGFTYAALEQLYTRAARMHARSRGQFPCRMVLRAPFGGGVRAPDLHGESMEAIFVHHPGFKVVVPSTPRDAKGLLIAAIRDPDPVVFLEPKKVYRSFREAVPEGPYELPIGEAAVRREGEDVSVFTWGAMTRPTLAAADELEGEVDVEVVDLRTLSPMDRGAIVDSFRKTGRAVVVHEAPRTGGLAGEITALIQEEALYYQEAPIARVTGWDTVYPLYDLEDFQLPNATRVREAIRDVVSV, from the coding sequence ATGGCGGCCGACGGACTCACCCTGGTCGAGGCCGTCGCCGAGGCGATGCACGACGAGATGAGTGAGGACGAATCGGTCGTCGTCCTCGGCGAGGACGTCGGTCGCTCGGGTGGCGTCTTCCGCGCGACCGAGGGACTGTACGACGCGTTCGGCCCCGACCGGGTGATCGACACCCCACTCACGGAGACGGGGATCGCGGGCGCGGCGATCGGGCTGGCCGCGTCCGGGCTGCGTCCCGTCGCGGAGATCCAGTTCTCCGGGTTCACTTACGCCGCGCTGGAACAGCTCTACACCCGGGCAGCGCGTATGCACGCCCGATCGCGGGGCCAGTTCCCCTGTCGGATGGTGCTACGCGCGCCGTTCGGCGGCGGGGTCCGCGCGCCCGACCTCCACGGGGAGTCGATGGAGGCGATCTTCGTCCACCACCCCGGATTCAAGGTGGTCGTCCCGAGTACGCCGCGGGACGCGAAGGGGCTGCTGATCGCGGCGATCCGCGACCCGGATCCCGTCGTCTTCCTCGAGCCGAAGAAGGTTTACCGGTCGTTCCGCGAGGCGGTCCCCGAGGGCCCCTACGAGCTGCCGATCGGCGAGGCCGCGGTTCGACGTGAGGGCGAGGACGTCTCGGTCTTCACCTGGGGGGCGATGACACGGCCGACGCTCGCGGCGGCCGACGAGCTCGAGGGGGAGGTCGACGTCGAGGTGGTTGACCTGCGGACGCTCTCGCCGATGGACCGGGGGGCGATCGTCGACTCGTTCCGGAAGACCGGCCGGGCGGTCGTCGTCCACGAGGCGCCGAGGACCGGCGGGCTCGCCGGCGAGATCACCGCGCTCATCCAGGAGGAGGCGCTTTACTACCAGGAGGCGCCGATCGCCCGGGTCACCGGCTGGGACACGGTCTACCCGCTGTACGACTTAGAGGACTTCCAGCTCCCGAACGCGACCCGGGTGCGAGAGGCGATCCGGGATGTCGTCTCGGTCTGA
- a CDS encoding thiamine pyrophosphate-dependent enzyme: MSRFPEEFDDCEGIVAPDGSYDEEAVAALELDDEEFCELYESMVQARALEERGLALQRRGEFHFWMECRGLEAAHVGPAAALADRDWMNTEWRQYGAQIQRGRPLVDILLFWLRGYETWESDEIDEMDAYERRLPHIVAVGTQVPQTVGLLWGRALQGHDEVGLVGVGDGGASKGDVHAGMNFAGVFDVPVVFLVLNNQWAISTPVDGQTAAETYASRAPGYGFDGVLVDGNDVLATYRETRRAVERARAGEPTLVEALTYRRGAHSSSDDDTRYRSEEDVERWRERDPIDRYERFLVDRDLWDEGYAESVRERAERRAREAAEEALAIRGEGSPEELFDELFANPPAYVDEQREELLALVEEHGEGAFRW; encoded by the coding sequence ATGAGCAGGTTCCCGGAGGAGTTCGACGACTGCGAGGGGATCGTCGCCCCGGACGGGTCGTACGACGAGGAGGCGGTCGCGGCCCTCGAACTCGACGACGAGGAGTTCTGCGAGCTGTACGAGTCGATGGTCCAGGCGCGGGCGCTCGAGGAGCGCGGGCTGGCGTTGCAGCGCCGGGGCGAGTTCCACTTCTGGATGGAGTGTCGCGGCCTGGAGGCGGCCCACGTCGGCCCGGCGGCGGCGCTCGCCGACCGAGACTGGATGAACACCGAGTGGCGCCAGTACGGCGCACAGATCCAGCGGGGGCGTCCGCTCGTCGACATCCTGCTGTTCTGGCTCCGCGGGTACGAGACCTGGGAATCCGACGAGATAGACGAGATGGACGCCTACGAGCGGCGGCTGCCCCACATCGTCGCGGTCGGGACGCAGGTCCCGCAGACGGTCGGGCTGCTGTGGGGGCGGGCGCTTCAGGGACACGACGAGGTCGGGCTCGTCGGGGTCGGCGACGGCGGGGCGAGCAAGGGCGACGTCCACGCCGGGATGAACTTCGCCGGCGTGTTCGACGTGCCGGTCGTCTTCCTGGTGCTCAACAACCAGTGGGCGATCTCGACGCCCGTCGACGGTCAGACCGCCGCCGAGACGTACGCCAGCCGGGCGCCAGGCTACGGGTTCGACGGCGTGCTCGTCGACGGGAACGACGTGCTGGCGACCTACCGCGAAACCCGCCGGGCGGTCGAGCGCGCCCGGGCGGGCGAGCCGACCCTGGTCGAGGCGCTGACCTACCGCCGCGGCGCACACTCCTCGAGCGACGACGACACCCGCTACCGCTCCGAGGAAGATGTCGAACGGTGGCGCGAGCGCGACCCGATCGACCGCTACGAACGCTTTCTCGTCGATCGAGATCTCTGGGACGAGGGGTACGCCGAGTCGGTCCGGGAGCGGGCCGAGCGACGTGCCCGGGAGGCCGCCGAGGAGGCGCTCGCGATCCGGGGCGAGGGCTCACCAGAGGAGCTGTTCGACGAGCTGTTCGCGAACCCGCCGGCGTACGTCGACGAGCAGCGCGAGGAGCTGCTCGCACTCGTCGAGGAACACGGCGAAGGGGCCTTCCGGTGGTGA
- a CDS encoding gamma carbonic anhydrase family protein, producing the protein MRDAFGGHEPAVDETAFVSKMAYLIGEVSIGAASSVWPFVCLRGDGGETSVGEGSNVQEFSMLHGAEIGDRVTVGHNVVIDYATVEDDSLVGIQSVVLGGARVESNALVAAGSVVLQDQTVPEGHLAYGAPAETRPLSEGQRAEIARIQDHYVELAAEYRSTGGFEER; encoded by the coding sequence ATGCGCGACGCGTTCGGCGGACACGAGCCCGCGGTGGACGAGACGGCGTTCGTCTCGAAGATGGCCTACCTGATCGGCGAGGTCTCGATCGGAGCGGCGTCGAGCGTCTGGCCGTTCGTTTGCCTCAGAGGCGACGGCGGCGAGACGAGCGTCGGCGAGGGCTCGAACGTGCAGGAGTTCTCGATGCTCCACGGTGCGGAGATCGGCGATCGAGTGACGGTGGGCCACAACGTGGTGATCGACTACGCGACGGTCGAGGACGACTCGCTCGTGGGCATACAGAGCGTCGTGCTGGGCGGCGCAAGGGTGGAGTCGAACGCGCTCGTCGCGGCGGGGAGCGTCGTGCTCCAGGACCAGACCGTCCCGGAGGGGCACCTGGCCTACGGCGCGCCCGCGGAGACCCGCCCGCTCAGCGAGGGCCAGCGCGCGGAGATCGCCCGGATCCAGGACCACTACGTCGAGCTCGCGGCGGAGTACCGATCGACCGGAGGGTTCGAAGAGCGCTGA
- the eif1A gene encoding translation initiation factor eIF-1A encodes MSENEGSGRRNLRMPSDDELFAVVTEHLGGNHVRVRCEDGKTRLGRIPGRMKYRTWINEDDIVLVEPWSWQDEKANIEWRYTEQDADQLRREGHIN; translated from the coding sequence ATGTCTGAGAACGAAGGCTCCGGACGCCGAAACCTCCGTATGCCCTCCGACGACGAGCTGTTCGCCGTCGTCACCGAACATCTCGGGGGCAACCACGTCCGCGTCCGCTGTGAGGACGGCAAGACACGTCTGGGGCGGATCCCGGGCCGAATGAAGTACCGCACCTGGATCAACGAGGACGACATCGTCCTCGTCGAGCCGTGGTCCTGGCAGGACGAGAAGGCGAACATCGAGTGGCGCTACACCGAGCAGGACGCCGACCAGCTCCGACGCGAAGGCCACATCAACTGA
- a CDS encoding CBS domain-containing protein — protein sequence MTLRARDLMTRDVATASPDEEVGDVLGRLARADFDGLPVLDEGGLVGIVTRGDILRLFRSDDRVVWVPIGVPPFSETLTYAIDLPFDDLDFGIDVAKRARKPIREAMTVDVVSVDPDAEFDDLVSLLTDEERDINRLPVLEGDVLVGIVTRQDLLRALRPSER from the coding sequence ATGACGCTCCGAGCCCGCGATCTGATGACGAGGGACGTTGCCACCGCCAGCCCGGACGAGGAGGTGGGGGACGTGCTCGGCCGCCTCGCACGCGCCGACTTCGACGGTCTGCCCGTGCTGGACGAGGGGGGCCTCGTCGGCATCGTCACCCGGGGTGACATCCTCCGGCTCTTCCGGAGCGACGACCGCGTCGTCTGGGTCCCGATCGGCGTCCCGCCGTTCAGCGAGACGCTCACCTACGCGATCGACCTTCCCTTCGACGACCTGGACTTCGGGATCGACGTGGCGAAACGGGCGCGGAAGCCGATCCGTGAGGCGATGACCGTCGACGTCGTGAGCGTCGACCCCGACGCCGAGTTCGACGACCTGGTCTCGCTGCTGACCGACGAGGAACGCGACATCAACCGGCTCCCGGTGCTTGAGGGCGACGTGCTCGTCGGCATCGTCACGCGACAGGACCTCCTGCGGGCGCTCCGCCCGTCCGAGCGCTGA
- a CDS encoding outer membrane protein assembly factor BamB family protein, which translates to MHTRRTSRRSVLAAFCGLLVGSATIDGDGVAGASEDPSGTDPGRSGATADGPTIDDPTERWWRDGTATSVPTLADGAAFVATEAGELLSLDTADGEERWSLPVSEGIEGAPATDGDAVYLAVGEELVAVDAGTGDERWRYALDGPATSSPVVADGTVYVSDGRTHAVSTDGERRFRVDGTAPAATDGAVFVVDDGVRARSANDGEERWHADPAPGIVAVSATGRAVLAWSETEAFVLDPDTGEERRSIWGDGIEGVATDGETVTVGSRSGLFSDGPDGGWEVIKEPRFRGPLLAGDRVYATNTHEGGRRAPALYAFEAETGVERWSLSNVDAHGLAVGDGSLLVSTADGIGAFGDATEGEDEGDGSDDPEDQEGDDDESDPTGPDDGSPEGKVTDDGDESEDGEPGEDGEGDEAGDGGDDDTGTGDEVEDDASSGHENGDDGGSRSEDDGTEEGEESVAPGDGERDDGSGLANEPSPTESGTESRDIDSIASAVEEQPGFGILAGLGGIGAAAYALYTRVERGDRDCE; encoded by the coding sequence ATGCACACGCGACGAACGAGCCGCCGGAGCGTCCTCGCCGCGTTCTGTGGCCTGCTCGTCGGCTCCGCGACGATCGACGGAGACGGCGTGGCCGGTGCCTCGGAGGACCCCTCCGGTACCGACCCCGGCCGGTCCGGTGCGACCGCCGACGGACCGACGATCGACGACCCGACCGAACGCTGGTGGCGGGACGGTACGGCGACGAGCGTCCCGACGCTCGCCGACGGCGCCGCGTTCGTCGCCACCGAGGCCGGCGAACTCCTCTCGCTCGACACGGCCGACGGCGAGGAGCGCTGGAGCCTCCCGGTCAGTGAGGGGATCGAGGGGGCACCCGCGACCGACGGGGATGCGGTCTACCTCGCCGTCGGCGAGGAGCTCGTCGCCGTCGACGCCGGTACCGGGGACGAGCGCTGGCGATACGCCCTCGACGGTCCGGCGACGTCGTCGCCGGTCGTCGCGGACGGGACGGTCTACGTCTCCGACGGGCGCACCCACGCCGTCTCGACCGACGGCGAGCGGCGGTTTCGGGTGGACGGGACCGCCCCGGCGGCCACGGACGGGGCCGTCTTCGTCGTGGACGACGGGGTGAGAGCGCGCTCGGCGAACGACGGCGAGGAGCGATGGCACGCGGATCCCGCACCAGGGATCGTCGCCGTCTCCGCGACCGGGCGAGCGGTGCTCGCCTGGAGCGAGACCGAGGCGTTCGTCCTCGATCCCGACACCGGCGAGGAGCGCCGGTCGATCTGGGGGGACGGGATCGAGGGCGTCGCGACCGACGGCGAGACGGTCACCGTCGGGAGCCGATCGGGGCTGTTCTCGGACGGCCCGGACGGCGGCTGGGAGGTGATCAAGGAGCCGCGCTTTCGCGGTCCGTTGCTCGCGGGCGACCGGGTCTACGCGACGAACACCCACGAGGGCGGACGGAGGGCGCCCGCGCTCTACGCCTTCGAGGCGGAGACGGGCGTCGAACGGTGGTCGCTCTCGAACGTGGACGCCCACGGCCTGGCGGTCGGGGACGGGAGCCTCCTCGTCTCGACCGCCGATGGGATCGGCGCGTTCGGCGACGCGACGGAGGGAGAGGACGAGGGAGACGGGTCGGACGATCCGGAGGATCAAGAGGGTGACGACGACGAGAGCGACCCGACCGGTCCCGACGACGGGAGTCCGGAGGGGAAGGTGACGGACGACGGCGACGAGAGCGAGGACGGCGAACCTGGAGAGGACGGGGAGGGCGACGAGGCTGGAGACGGGGGAGACGACGACACCGGAACCGGCGACGAGGTGGAAGACGACGCGAGCAGTGGCCACGAGAACGGGGACGACGGAGGGTCGAGGTCCGAAGACGACGGAACGGAGGAGGGCGAGGAGAGCGTAGCGCCCGGTGACGGGGAGCGCGACGACGGGAGCGGGCTCGCGAACGAGCCCTCGCCGACCGAGAGCGGAACGGAATCTCGCGACATCGACTCGATCGCGAGTGCGGTCGAGGAACAGCCGGGGTTCGGAATTCTCGCCGGTCTCGGGGGGATCGGGGCCGCGGCCTACGCGCTCTACACGCGCGTCGAGCGAGGCGACCGCGACTGCGAGTGA
- a CDS encoding molybdopterin-dependent oxidoreductase, producing MSDRSVVGAFASLIAGIAGVLGSYLATGGASAFIAVPATELLVGYSPAIVVNTVIETLGSLGETLLVLTAGAMTASLLAVVSYASLVAGARAESPHAGAALGGVSSGLLALGLVGSLLSATGVATGVLLVLLAVPTRPGTGSVDGPRRQVLRVGAAVVGVGVIGTLLGRLGGERAPPPPLDLPTGTELAVESRLDEARERSFDLPGAPGLVSEIGEFYTVDINSATPTFDAEGWTLSVEGAVEGTVAIDYEDLLARDAEVVTATLRCIGEPVDGNLLDTAVWTGVPVADLLSGAAPRGEYATIHALDGYDEIVPIEGYLERGLLVYAMNGETLPREHGFPVRLLMPGTWGKVNVKWIDRIEITEEEGEGYWGSRGWNGTAPMRTVAKLWSAEQSGEGMQVGGHAYAGDRGIDAVEVSIDGGTSWEEAKLSETLSEAATWRQWRHSFEADPGEYEVVVRAIDGDGTVQEGEEGDALPDGATGWMSRTISVE from the coding sequence GTGTCCGATCGATCGGTCGTCGGGGCGTTCGCGTCGCTGATCGCGGGGATCGCCGGAGTTCTCGGGTCGTACCTCGCCACCGGCGGCGCGAGCGCGTTCATCGCCGTCCCGGCGACCGAACTCCTCGTCGGCTACAGCCCCGCGATCGTGGTGAACACGGTGATAGAGACGCTCGGCTCCCTCGGCGAGACGCTGCTGGTCCTCACCGCGGGCGCGATGACCGCAAGCCTGCTCGCCGTCGTGAGCTACGCGAGTCTCGTCGCAGGAGCGCGGGCGGAGTCACCGCACGCCGGAGCCGCACTCGGGGGCGTGTCGAGCGGTCTCCTGGCCCTCGGGCTCGTCGGCTCGCTCCTCTCCGCTACGGGTGTGGCGACCGGCGTCCTGCTCGTCCTGCTCGCCGTGCCAACACGCCCCGGAACGGGGAGCGTCGACGGACCGCGACGACAGGTGCTTCGCGTCGGCGCGGCCGTCGTCGGCGTCGGCGTGATCGGGACGCTGCTCGGACGGCTCGGCGGCGAGCGCGCGCCGCCTCCGCCGCTCGATCTCCCGACAGGGACGGAACTCGCGGTCGAGTCCCGCCTGGACGAAGCGCGGGAGCGCTCGTTCGACCTTCCCGGCGCGCCGGGGCTGGTGAGCGAGATCGGCGAGTTCTACACCGTCGACATCAACAGCGCGACGCCGACGTTCGACGCCGAGGGCTGGACGCTGTCCGTCGAGGGCGCGGTCGAGGGGACGGTGGCGATCGACTACGAGGACCTCCTCGCGCGCGACGCGGAGGTGGTCACCGCGACGCTCCGGTGTATCGGAGAGCCGGTCGACGGGAACCTCCTCGACACCGCCGTCTGGACCGGGGTGCCGGTCGCCGACCTGCTCTCGGGGGCTGCACCTCGTGGCGAGTACGCGACGATCCACGCGCTCGACGGCTACGACGAGATCGTCCCGATCGAGGGCTACCTCGAGCGTGGGCTGCTCGTCTACGCGATGAACGGCGAGACGCTGCCGCGGGAACACGGCTTCCCGGTCCGGCTGCTCATGCCCGGCACGTGGGGGAAGGTGAACGTGAAGTGGATCGACCGGATCGAGATCACCGAGGAGGAGGGAGAGGGCTACTGGGGCTCGCGCGGCTGGAACGGCACCGCGCCGATGCGGACGGTCGCGAAGCTCTGGAGCGCCGAACAGAGCGGAGAGGGGATGCAGGTCGGCGGCCACGCCTACGCCGGCGATCGGGGGATCGACGCCGTGGAGGTCTCGATCGACGGCGGGACTAGCTGGGAGGAGGCGAAGCTGAGCGAGACGCTCTCGGAGGCCGCGACGTGGCGGCAGTGGCGCCACTCGTTCGAGGCCGATCCCGGCGAGTACGAGGTGGTCGTCCGGGCGATCGACGGCGACGGCACGGTACAGGAGGGCGAGGAGGGAGACGCGCTCCCGGACGGCGCGACCGGCTGGATGTCTCGGACGATCAGCGTCGAGTGA
- a CDS encoding gamma carbonic anhydrase family protein gives MEDRREYGFEGSRPTVDPAAFVSREATLIGDVTVEADASVWPGTVLRGDIAPVRIGRESHVGDNATLHASVVGERVMVGHGAVTDEVEIADGSLIGFNATLASGVRVGERSIVAAGTVVPDNYEIPAGSFARGVPAQVIPLSETTIDPEETFEEYSSGAYTDLASRHGELFE, from the coding sequence ATGGAAGACAGGCGCGAGTACGGGTTCGAGGGATCGAGGCCGACGGTCGATCCGGCGGCGTTCGTGAGTCGCGAGGCGACGCTGATCGGTGACGTCACCGTCGAGGCGGACGCGAGCGTCTGGCCCGGGACCGTCCTCCGGGGCGATATCGCGCCGGTACGGATCGGTCGCGAGTCCCACGTCGGCGACAACGCGACGCTTCACGCCTCGGTCGTCGGCGAGCGGGTGATGGTCGGCCACGGTGCGGTGACCGACGAGGTAGAGATAGCGGACGGCTCGCTGATCGGGTTCAACGCGACGCTCGCGAGCGGGGTGCGCGTCGGCGAACGGTCGATCGTCGCCGCAGGAACGGTCGTTCCGGACAACTACGAGATTCCCGCCGGGTCGTTCGCCCGGGGGGTCCCCGCACAGGTGATCCCGCTCTCGGAGACGACGATAGACCCCGAGGAGACGTTCGAGGAATACTCCTCCGGGGCGTATACGGATCTGGCGAGCCGGCACGGGGAGCTGTTCGAGTGA
- a CDS encoding S8 family peptidase has translation MTPIHVSRRGVLRGIGAAGVGLTFAGSTSAGGEGTYIVSTGGNGARRNLERAGFDVTRELAGGSVLIVSGPANAEEDANVGGVDAVTPNFEVNLAEPFAEDHTTGDAEFTENQWDKEITDTFEAHHHATGEGSRIVIADTGVDGTHHDLEGNFNEDLSLSFINGGQEAPHSGDSGDHGTHVAGTAAATGAEGVTGTAPDAELVSVRVLGPDSSSFADVLAGADYAAEIGADAANFSLGAGPFPSEANPDGTRVAVQRVMQDAARRGTVSTVSSGNAETNLQQGGLFYLPGTVQGVMTVSASGPGDDLAFYSNYGTNEIEVGAPGGGRETLEETVIPDDLVFSTEPDATYGWKAGTSMAAPQVAGLVALVRELEPIMNANRVENAIAHGAELVDGRSSLEFGAGRINALNTVERV, from the coding sequence ATGACACCAATTCACGTGTCACGACGAGGGGTACTGCGGGGAATCGGTGCGGCGGGCGTCGGTCTGACGTTCGCCGGGAGCACGAGCGCGGGCGGCGAGGGGACCTATATCGTCAGCACGGGTGGAAACGGCGCTCGACGGAACCTTGAGAGGGCTGGGTTCGACGTAACACGCGAACTCGCGGGTGGATCTGTGCTGATCGTCTCCGGACCGGCGAACGCCGAGGAGGACGCGAACGTCGGCGGCGTCGACGCCGTCACGCCGAACTTCGAGGTGAATCTCGCGGAGCCTTTCGCGGAGGACCACACGACCGGGGACGCCGAATTCACCGAGAACCAGTGGGACAAGGAGATCACCGACACGTTCGAAGCCCACCACCACGCGACCGGCGAGGGGAGCCGAATCGTCATCGCCGACACCGGCGTCGACGGCACTCATCACGACCTCGAAGGAAACTTCAACGAGGACCTGAGCCTCTCCTTCATCAACGGTGGCCAGGAAGCCCCCCACAGCGGCGACAGCGGCGACCACGGCACTCACGTCGCGGGGACCGCGGCGGCGACCGGCGCGGAAGGTGTAACGGGCACCGCCCCCGACGCCGAACTCGTCTCGGTGCGCGTGCTCGGCCCCGACAGCAGTTCGTTCGCGGACGTCCTCGCGGGCGCGGATTACGCAGCTGAGATCGGTGCCGACGCCGCGAACTTCAGCCTCGGTGCGGGGCCGTTCCCGTCGGAGGCGAATCCGGACGGAACGCGCGTCGCGGTTCAGCGGGTGATGCAGGACGCCGCCCGTCGCGGCACCGTCTCGACCGTCTCGTCGGGTAACGCCGAGACGAACCTCCAGCAGGGAGGACTGTTCTACCTCCCCGGTACCGTCCAGGGCGTCATGACCGTCTCCGCGAGCGGTCCAGGGGACGACCTCGCGTTCTACTCGAACTACGGAACCAACGAGATCGAGGTTGGCGCACCCGGCGGCGGCCGCGAGACCTTGGAGGAGACGGTGATTCCCGACGACCTCGTCTTCTCGACCGAACCCGATGCCACCTACGGCTGGAAGGCCGGCACCTCGATGGCCGCCCCACAGGTCGCGGGACTCGTCGCCCTCGTCCGCGAACTCGAACCTATCATGAACGCGAACCGGGTCGAGAACGCGATTGCCCACGGCGCGGAACTCGTCGACGGCCGCAGCAGCCTGGAGTTCGGCGCCGGACGGATCAACGCGCTGAACACCGTCGAGCGAGTATAG